From the Malus domestica chromosome 17, GDT2T_hap1 genome, one window contains:
- the LOC103404261 gene encoding CRM-domain containing factor CFM9, mitochondrial produces the protein MFAARKLNSHSFKSASSLLQFDPSKNALLRDVSAKVLSSNVVQLSKPSDDCFSSSSRPANPFDGWSRSVSTSRGSSSMRSKVAKRMQKESGKTLREVRRAKKLQKKLMTENERLIYNLKRAKRKVALLLQKLKKYELPDLPAPHHDPEILTLEQLQALKKIGFKNKNYVPVGVRGVFGGVVQNMHLHWKFHETVQVCCDNFPKEKIKEMASMIARLSGGIVVNIHNTKTIIMFRGRNYRQPKNLIPFNTLTKRKALFKARFEQALESQKLNIKKIEQQLRRSGINPEDPVAIASIQRVASSFFNAIDQKDGSPYVFQGDKPSVAEPDNKFKHPEPPDEEEEEELDKFIAEIEDAAEREWAAEEAAEKEEFTRMRYWNREEYGGRYRRSEEPENDDSDDEIPRVRDWRHTHGKQRPNGDYEDDDEEWHSNNVVGSSVLDSDADDSDGTPEKFKISPRDMGRQDKFVRARNDERFYRNPEANNRNANNRKIMADDGTESENVLGDLDTAMWKFSSEEEHDSTVSRAANYDFRSSSDEEEDLMYTKGGKERVNDSESNTGYSNKARGKFEASRVADGKHDRRIGRGNSEYFKRNADVSTRRKPVEEDVKSKDISGDSENEIWELNAASDSRASTTGRIDYNSSDEEDYQVRREEKKGNGNRSTRTRKDLDEDWDSD, from the exons ATGTTCGCTGCGAGGAAGCTCAACAGTCACAGCTTCAAGTCCGCCTCTTCTCTCCTCCAATTCGATCCCTCcaa AAATGCCTTGTTAAGAGATGTCTCGGCGAAGGTTTTATCAAGCAATGTAGTTCAGCTAAGTAAACCGAGTGACGATTGTTTCTCTTCTTCATCGAGACCAGCCAATCCCTTCGATGGGTGGTCTAGGTCAGTGTCGACATCTAGAGGGAGTAGTAGCATGAGGAGCAAAGTCGCTAAGCGGATGCAAAAGGAGTCTGGTAAGACTCTAAGAGAGGTTCGCAGAGCGAAAAAGCTTCAAAAGAAGCTGATGACCGAAAATGAGAGGCTCATTTACAACCTCAAAAGA GCCAAGAGGAAAGTAGCACTACTACTACAAAAGCTGAAAAAATACGAGCTTCCAGATCTGCCTGCACCCCATCATGATCCTGAGATATTAACCCTCGAGCAGCTTCAGGCATTGAAGAAGATTggcttcaaaaataaaaattatgttcCTGTTGGTGTTCGTGGGGTCTTTGGAGGAGTTGTCCAGAATATGCATCTACACTGGAAGTTTCACGAGACTGTACAAGTTTGCTGTGATAACTTCCCCAAAGAAAAGATCAAGGAAATGGCCTCTATGATTGCGAGACTGAGTGGTGGTATAGTGGTAAACATACACAATACTAAAACAATCATCATGTTTCGTGGAAGAAATTACCGGCAGCCAAAAAATTTAATACCTTTCAATACCCTTACAAAAAGGAAG GCATTATTCAAGGCAAGATTTGAACAAGCCCTCGAATCTCAGAAGCTAAACATAAAGAAGATAGAACAGCAGCTCCGCCGAAGTGGTATTAATCCTGAGGATCCAGTTGCCATTGCAAGCATCCAGAGAGTAGCTTCCTCGTTCTTTAATGCAATTGATCAGAAGGACGGAAGTCCTTATGTCTTCCAAGGGGACAAACCGTCTGTAGCAGAGCCtgataataaatttaaacatccAGAGCCTCCTgatgaggaagaggaggaggagttgGACAAATTCATAGCTGAAATTGAGGATGCAGCGGAACGAGAGTGGGCTGCGGAGGAAGCAGCTGAGAAAGAGGAGTTCACAAGAATGAGGTATTGGAACAGAGAAGAGTATGGCGGGAGATATAGAAGATCTGAAGAACCTGAAAATGACGATTCTGATGATGAGATCCCGAGGGTAAGGGATTGGAGGCATACACATGGCAAGCAGAGGCCTAATGGTGATTACGAAGATGACGATGAGGAATGGCATTCTAATAATGTTGTGGGCTCTAGTGTTCTCGACAGTGATGCTGATGATTCTGATGGAACGCCTGAGAAGTTCAAGATATCTCCAAGAGACATGGGGAGGCAGGATAAGTTTGTCAGGGCCAGGAATGATGAACGCTTTTATAGAAATCCTGAAGCTAACAACAGAAATGCTAATAACAGAAAGATTATGGCGGACGATGGCACTGAATCAGAAAATGTGCTCGGCGATCTTGATACTGCAATGTGGAAATTCAGTTCTGAGGAAGAGCACGACTCAACAGTATCAAGAGCTGCGAACTATGATTTCCGAAGTAGCAGTGATGAAGAAGAGGACTTAATGTACACAAAGGGAGGAAAGGAGCGGGTAAATGATTCCGAAAGCAACACTGGTTATTCCAACAAAGCTCGTGGCAAGTTTGAGGCATCAAGAGTTGCAGACGGGAAACATGATAGGAGGATTGGCAGGGGCAACAGTGAATATTTCAAAAGAAATGCTGATGTTAGCACAAGAAGAAAGCCGGTTGAGGAGGATGTCAAGTCCAAGGATATCTCCGGCGATTCTGAAAACGAAATATGGGAATTAAACGCTGCCAGCGACTCTAGAGCATCAACGACAGGGAGAATCGATTACAACAGCAGCGACGAAGAGGATTATCAAGTAAGGAGGGAAGAGAAGAAGGGAAATGGCAATAGAAGCACAAGAACAAGAAAAGACTTGGATGAGGATTGGGACAGTGATTAG
- the LOC103404545 gene encoding SUPPRESSOR OF GAMMA RESPONSE 1 isoform X2 has translation MAWLINSRGLASKVKNAARSTACPIKECGANRECPNCHFVIDNSDVLSEWPGLPVGVKFDPSDGELLVHLAAKCGVGNSQPHLLIDEFIPTLEGDNGICYDHPKNLPGATKDGSSIHFFHKTMKAYATGQRKRRKVDSQRSVASEDVRWHKTGKTKAIMENGVQGWKKIMVLYKSSKKGAKPEKVNWVMHQYHLGAEEDEREGEYVVSKIFYQQHKQSERNDNNVVAEDNDVNALRTSPRTPVPNPPIPPRPGKSVCFEDVPDEAMLRSSVKEPELAQEAYNVPQPDTRFEDSIGQPTWLAGESQADDLHSLDETLLCKEIFGSAPNLISNTDFNNNTYEVNGNSSTSGGLRDLENVGLDSPPDFQLPDWQFSSQDSFNWLDRLS, from the exons at GGCTTGGCTGATCAACAGTAGAGGACTTGCAAGCAAAGTGAAGAATGCTGCTCGGTCGACCGCTTGTCCAATCAAAGAGTGCGGGGCAAATCGTGAATGCCCGAATTGCCATTTTGTTATAGATAACAGCGAT GTTTTATCGGAATGGCCTGGCTTACCGGTTGGTGTGAAGTTTGATCCATCTGATGGTGAACTCTTAGTACACTTAGCGGCTAAGTGTGGTGTCGGAAACTCACAGCCACACTTGCTTATCGATGAGTTCATCCCTACACTTGAGGGGGATAATGGAATTTGCTATGATCATCCCAAAAATCTTCCTG gCGCAACAAAAGATGGAAGCAGCATCCATTTCTTCCATAAAACAATGAAAGCATATGCTACTGGTCAGAGGAAGCGCCGCAAGGTTGATAGTCAGCGTAGCGTGGCTTCAGAGGATGTCCGCTGGCACAAAACGGGTAAGACCAAGGCTATAATGGAAAATGGAGTTCAGGGCTGGAAGAAGATCATGGTCCTATACAAAAGTTCGAAGAAAGGTGCCAAACCAGAAAAGGTTAACTGGGTGATGCATCAGTATCACCTGGGAGCTGAAGAGGATGAGAGAGAAGGCGAATATGTGGTGTCAAAGATATTCTACCAGCAGCATAAGCAGTCAGAAAGGAATGACAACAATGTGGTCGCTGAAGATAATGATGTCAATGCACTTCGAACTAGCCCCAGGACCCCCGTACCCAATCCTCCAATTCCACCTAGACCAGGGAAATCTGTATGCTTTGAGGATGTTCCTGATGAAGCTATGCTCCGCTCATCTGTCAAG GAACCGGAGCTTGCCCAGGAAGCATATAATGTCCCTCAACCTGATACTCGGTTTGAAGACAGTATTGGGCAGCCTACCTGGCTGGCAGGCGAATCTCAGGCTGACGATTTGCATAGCTTGGATGAAACCTTGTTATGCAAGGAGATCTTTGGTTCAGCACCGAATCTCATATCTAACACTGACTTCAATAACAATACATACGAGGTGAATGGAAACAGCAGCACATCGGGTGGACTTCGTGACCTTGAGAATGTTGGACTTGATTCTCCTCCAGATTTCCAGCTACCT GATTGGCAGTTTTCTTCCCAAGACAGTTTTAATTGGCTAGACAGGTTAAGCTGA
- the LOC103404545 gene encoding SUPPRESSOR OF GAMMA RESPONSE 1 isoform X1, with protein MARAWLINSRGLASKVKNAARSTACPIKECGANRECPNCHFVIDNSDVLSEWPGLPVGVKFDPSDGELLVHLAAKCGVGNSQPHLLIDEFIPTLEGDNGICYDHPKNLPGATKDGSSIHFFHKTMKAYATGQRKRRKVDSQRSVASEDVRWHKTGKTKAIMENGVQGWKKIMVLYKSSKKGAKPEKVNWVMHQYHLGAEEDEREGEYVVSKIFYQQHKQSERNDNNVVAEDNDVNALRTSPRTPVPNPPIPPRPGKSVCFEDVPDEAMLRSSVKEPELAQEAYNVPQPDTRFEDSIGQPTWLAGESQADDLHSLDETLLCKEIFGSAPNLISNTDFNNNTYEVNGNSSTSGGLRDLENVGLDSPPDFQLPDWQFSSQDSFNWLDRLS; from the exons ATGGCAAG GGCTTGGCTGATCAACAGTAGAGGACTTGCAAGCAAAGTGAAGAATGCTGCTCGGTCGACCGCTTGTCCAATCAAAGAGTGCGGGGCAAATCGTGAATGCCCGAATTGCCATTTTGTTATAGATAACAGCGAT GTTTTATCGGAATGGCCTGGCTTACCGGTTGGTGTGAAGTTTGATCCATCTGATGGTGAACTCTTAGTACACTTAGCGGCTAAGTGTGGTGTCGGAAACTCACAGCCACACTTGCTTATCGATGAGTTCATCCCTACACTTGAGGGGGATAATGGAATTTGCTATGATCATCCCAAAAATCTTCCTG gCGCAACAAAAGATGGAAGCAGCATCCATTTCTTCCATAAAACAATGAAAGCATATGCTACTGGTCAGAGGAAGCGCCGCAAGGTTGATAGTCAGCGTAGCGTGGCTTCAGAGGATGTCCGCTGGCACAAAACGGGTAAGACCAAGGCTATAATGGAAAATGGAGTTCAGGGCTGGAAGAAGATCATGGTCCTATACAAAAGTTCGAAGAAAGGTGCCAAACCAGAAAAGGTTAACTGGGTGATGCATCAGTATCACCTGGGAGCTGAAGAGGATGAGAGAGAAGGCGAATATGTGGTGTCAAAGATATTCTACCAGCAGCATAAGCAGTCAGAAAGGAATGACAACAATGTGGTCGCTGAAGATAATGATGTCAATGCACTTCGAACTAGCCCCAGGACCCCCGTACCCAATCCTCCAATTCCACCTAGACCAGGGAAATCTGTATGCTTTGAGGATGTTCCTGATGAAGCTATGCTCCGCTCATCTGTCAAG GAACCGGAGCTTGCCCAGGAAGCATATAATGTCCCTCAACCTGATACTCGGTTTGAAGACAGTATTGGGCAGCCTACCTGGCTGGCAGGCGAATCTCAGGCTGACGATTTGCATAGCTTGGATGAAACCTTGTTATGCAAGGAGATCTTTGGTTCAGCACCGAATCTCATATCTAACACTGACTTCAATAACAATACATACGAGGTGAATGGAAACAGCAGCACATCGGGTGGACTTCGTGACCTTGAGAATGTTGGACTTGATTCTCCTCCAGATTTCCAGCTACCT GATTGGCAGTTTTCTTCCCAAGACAGTTTTAATTGGCTAGACAGGTTAAGCTGA